The Vicia villosa cultivar HV-30 ecotype Madison, WI linkage group LG1, Vvil1.0, whole genome shotgun sequence genome includes a region encoding these proteins:
- the LOC131619225 gene encoding transcriptional regulator SUPERMAN-like, with protein sequence MEGNYLNRNTTTTHRDHHHHHHHHGYEEHSWGTSWPARNYACSFCKREFRSAQALGGHMNVHRRDRARLRSSLISSWVNSDQCPNNNNNNNNITNKPNPNDEIFTSSHYLSLSSSSSSSPSLPHTSHDDKKPRLSPSLSLPLLNPQRSEVMKSYQDVKKHNVLMNNEQNITLELGIGLFKHHEEKLDLELRL encoded by the coding sequence ATGGAAGGAAACTATCTCAACAGAAACACAACAACTACTCATagagatcatcatcatcatcatcaccatcatggATATGAGGAGCATTCATGGGGAACATCATGGCCTGCAAGAAACTATGCTTGTAGCTTTTGCAAAAGAGAGTTTAGATCAGCTCAAGCTTTAGGTGGACACATGAATGTTCATAGAAGAGATAGGGCAAGGTTAAGATCATCATTAATATCTTCTTGGGTTAATTCTGATCAATGccctaacaacaacaacaacaacaataatattactaataaacCTAACCCTAATGATGAGATTTTCACTTCTTCACATTATCTCTCtttatcttcttcctcttcctcttcaccTTCCTTGCCTCATACTAGCCATGATGACAAGAAACCTAGACTCTCACCTTCTCTATCTCTCCCTCTTTTGAATCCTCAAAGAAGTGAAGTCATGAAAAGCTATCAAGATGTGAAAAAACACAATGTTTTGATGAATAATGAGCAGAACATTACATTGGAGTTAGGTATAGGGTTGTTTAAACACCATGAAGAGAAGCTAGATTTGGAGCTTCGACTTTAA